A window of Streptomyces puniciscabiei contains these coding sequences:
- a CDS encoding TetR/AcrR family transcriptional regulator yields MPEPRSRTRTRLSATERRASILAAATQVFSECGYQRGKVSDIARRVGVTEPVVFQNFGSKSALYRAVLDRATDAVSALLHQTADAGRPVPEVLAVFLDPAPMDRFHRPGSHGFLFADATALAHDADLGEALRQVHQHLADTLAELLRRGQAAGDVRDDIEPHTAAWWLVSLLAGRSFRAAVVPDRETVEAELTRMALKSLLPQPPEVPAGP; encoded by the coding sequence GTGCCCGAGCCTCGATCCCGCACACGCACCCGGCTGAGCGCCACAGAGCGCCGGGCCTCGATCCTCGCCGCGGCCACCCAGGTCTTCTCCGAGTGCGGCTACCAGCGCGGCAAGGTCTCCGACATCGCCCGGCGGGTCGGGGTCACCGAGCCCGTCGTCTTCCAGAACTTCGGCTCCAAGTCCGCGCTGTACCGGGCAGTCCTCGACCGTGCGACCGACGCGGTCTCCGCGCTCCTGCACCAGACGGCCGACGCGGGCAGGCCGGTGCCCGAGGTGCTGGCGGTGTTCCTGGACCCGGCCCCCATGGACCGCTTCCACCGGCCCGGGTCGCACGGTTTCCTCTTCGCCGACGCCACCGCCCTGGCCCACGACGCGGACCTCGGCGAGGCACTCCGCCAGGTGCACCAGCACCTCGCCGACACGCTCGCCGAACTGCTCCGCCGCGGCCAGGCGGCCGGCGACGTCCGCGACGACATCGAGCCGCACACGGCTGCCTGGTGGCTCGTCTCGCTCCTCGCAGGCCGGTCCTTCCGCGCCGCAGTCGTTCCTGACCGCGAGACCGTCGAGGCGGAACTGACCCGCATGGCGTTGAAATCACTGCTACCACAGCCACCCGAAGTCCCGGCCGGGCCCTGA
- a CDS encoding ROK family transcriptional regulator, which yields MTPAACQVFTTLLSHGPLTRAEVGRRTQLSPAAVTKAVRPLMELGYLVEGVDKESRPAVGRPASLVWVDGGRALFIGIKVTGDEIIAVLADLCCRVRLSRHVRLTGRDPEAVLPVITALVQELLTEADGFGVRVRGLGIAISGDVDRAEGVVRYSPFLEWRDVPLAGIAGSATGLPVTVDNDVRALTVAEHWFGAGVGLSDFALVTVGAGIGCGLVVHGRVVAGAHGVAGEIGHLSLDPQGPLCHCGNRGCVEAIAADPAIVRAVRAATGKQVSDAAGALELAHAGEPGVREVYARAGEAIGKAIGFLVNILGPQRVVISGEGLAAYDLVAEGIRDAFGVSSFGTASQCDVVTRPLPFTQWARGAAATAIQSFMGSGM from the coding sequence ATGACGCCGGCCGCTTGCCAGGTCTTCACCACGCTGCTCTCCCACGGTCCGCTCACCCGGGCCGAGGTGGGACGACGGACCCAGCTCTCCCCGGCCGCGGTCACCAAGGCGGTCCGTCCGCTGATGGAACTCGGCTACCTGGTCGAGGGCGTGGACAAAGAGTCACGTCCCGCCGTGGGGCGGCCGGCCAGCCTGGTGTGGGTGGACGGGGGGAGGGCACTGTTCATCGGGATCAAGGTGACAGGCGACGAGATCATCGCCGTACTGGCCGACCTGTGCTGCCGTGTCCGGCTGTCCCGGCACGTACGGCTCACGGGCCGCGACCCGGAGGCGGTGCTCCCCGTCATCACCGCGCTGGTACAGGAGTTGCTGACGGAGGCCGACGGATTCGGTGTGCGGGTCCGGGGCCTGGGCATCGCGATCTCGGGGGACGTGGACCGCGCGGAGGGCGTGGTCCGTTACTCGCCCTTCCTGGAGTGGCGGGACGTGCCGCTGGCCGGGATCGCCGGGTCCGCGACCGGACTGCCGGTCACGGTGGACAACGATGTCCGGGCGCTCACGGTCGCCGAGCACTGGTTCGGGGCCGGAGTCGGACTCTCGGACTTCGCCCTGGTGACCGTGGGTGCCGGCATCGGTTGTGGCCTGGTGGTCCATGGGCGCGTGGTGGCGGGCGCGCACGGCGTGGCCGGCGAGATCGGGCACCTGTCACTCGACCCGCAGGGCCCGCTGTGCCACTGCGGCAACCGCGGGTGTGTCGAGGCGATCGCGGCTGATCCGGCGATAGTCCGGGCGGTGCGCGCGGCCACGGGCAAGCAGGTGAGCGACGCCGCCGGGGCGCTCGAACTGGCCCACGCCGGAGAGCCCGGTGTCAGAGAGGTCTACGCCCGGGCCGGCGAAGCCATCGGCAAGGCCATCGGCTTCCTGGTGAACATCCTCGGTCCCCAGCGGGTGGTCATCTCCGGCGAGGGCCTGGCCGCCTACGACCTGGTCGCCGAGGGCATCAGGGACGCGTTCGGCGTGTCCAGCTTCGGCACCGCTTCGCAGTGCGATGTGGTGACACGTCCCCTGCCCTTCACGCAGTGGGCGCGCGGGGCCGCGGCCACCGCCATCCAGTCCTTCATGGGATCGGGCATGTGA
- a CDS encoding alpha-galactosidase D: MRSSPYRALRGALPGFPRRTLRAIAVLAVTAGVGAAVPAAAGADRSSNSTRADVTSAVVAQDTSSGLAAKPYMGWSSWSMQSSQYPGLNPDGNYSYLTEANVLKQTDALAATLKNYGYDHVNIDAGWWMDKNWTSEFDQYGRQTPDPVRFPHGMKSVADHIHAKGLKAGIYLPVGLEKGAYGDGKVPIWNAPGCTTADVVYPDLRTTNGWDSAYKLDFDSPCAQKYIDSQAQMLAGWGYDFLKLDGVGPGSFKSGDNYDNVADVAAWHQAIAGTGRPIHLELSWSLDIGHAADWKKYSNGWRIDTDVECYCSTLVTWENSVDDRWNDAPAWSHEAGPGGWNDLDAIDVGNGAMDGLTNAERQSYMTLWAINKSPLFTGDDLTRLDGYGLSLLTNQEVIAVDQNTSPVARPVTPMGDQQVWGTKNANGTYTVALFNLGGSPASVTADWASFGFTGAASVRDLWNHRDLGTYKNRITATLPVHGSRLFTVRPGGGTPPASTRYEAESADNTLTGNASVAACGSCSGGEKVGNLYLDSRLQFNDITVKKAGIYTVNVSYISGDPRSVTVYSNSGKGTSLKFPSTGDWSTVDTVSVQLALKAGANTITFDSGWDYSPDIDRIDVPRSP; encoded by the coding sequence ATGCGGTCATCGCCGTACAGAGCCCTGCGCGGAGCCCTCCCCGGCTTCCCGCGCCGTACCCTTCGAGCGATAGCGGTTCTGGCCGTCACGGCCGGAGTCGGCGCAGCGGTCCCTGCCGCCGCCGGCGCGGACCGCTCGTCCAACTCCACGAGGGCGGACGTCACTTCGGCCGTCGTCGCGCAGGACACCTCCTCCGGCCTCGCGGCCAAGCCGTACATGGGCTGGTCCAGCTGGAGCATGCAGTCCTCCCAGTACCCGGGCCTGAACCCGGACGGCAACTACAGCTACCTCACCGAGGCGAACGTCCTGAAGCAGACCGACGCCCTCGCCGCCACGCTGAAGAACTACGGCTACGACCATGTCAACATCGACGCCGGCTGGTGGATGGACAAGAACTGGACCTCGGAGTTCGACCAGTACGGCCGGCAGACACCGGACCCGGTCCGGTTTCCCCACGGGATGAAGTCGGTCGCCGACCACATCCACGCCAAGGGCCTGAAAGCCGGCATCTATCTGCCCGTCGGCCTGGAGAAAGGAGCGTACGGCGACGGCAAGGTGCCGATCTGGAACGCCCCCGGCTGCACCACGGCGGACGTCGTCTATCCCGATCTCCGCACGACCAACGGCTGGGACAGCGCCTACAAGCTGGACTTCGACAGCCCCTGCGCGCAGAAGTACATCGACTCGCAGGCGCAGATGCTCGCGGGATGGGGCTATGACTTCCTGAAGCTGGACGGAGTGGGTCCGGGCTCGTTCAAGTCCGGTGACAACTACGACAACGTCGCGGACGTGGCCGCCTGGCACCAGGCCATCGCCGGTACCGGGCGCCCGATCCATCTGGAGCTGTCCTGGTCCCTCGACATCGGTCACGCCGCCGACTGGAAGAAGTACTCCAACGGCTGGCGCATCGACACCGACGTCGAGTGCTACTGCAGCACCCTCGTCACCTGGGAGAACTCGGTCGACGACCGCTGGAACGACGCCCCCGCCTGGAGCCACGAGGCAGGCCCGGGCGGCTGGAACGACCTCGACGCGATCGACGTCGGCAACGGCGCGATGGACGGTCTCACCAACGCCGAGCGGCAGAGCTACATGACCCTGTGGGCCATCAACAAGTCGCCTCTGTTCACCGGTGACGACCTCACCCGGCTGGACGGCTACGGCCTCTCCCTGCTGACCAACCAGGAAGTCATCGCCGTCGACCAGAACACCTCGCCCGTCGCCCGTCCCGTCACGCCGATGGGCGACCAGCAGGTCTGGGGCACGAAGAACGCCAACGGGACATATACCGTCGCGCTGTTCAACCTCGGCGGCTCGCCGGCCTCCGTCACCGCCGACTGGGCGTCCTTCGGTTTCACGGGAGCCGCCTCCGTACGCGACCTGTGGAACCACCGGGACCTCGGCACGTACAAGAACAGGATCACCGCGACGCTGCCCGTGCACGGCTCACGGCTGTTCACCGTCAGGCCCGGCGGCGGCACCCCGCCGGCGAGCACCCGCTACGAGGCCGAGTCAGCGGACAACACGCTCACCGGCAACGCCTCCGTCGCCGCCTGCGGCTCCTGCTCCGGCGGCGAGAAGGTCGGCAACCTCTACCTCGACAGCAGGCTGCAGTTCAACGACATCACGGTGAAGAAGGCCGGTATCTACACCGTCAACGTCTCCTACATCAGCGGCGACCCCCGCTCGGTGACCGTCTACTCCAACAGCGGCAAGGGAACCAGCCTGAAGTTCCCCTCCACGGGTGACTGGAGCACGGTCGACACCGTCAGCGTGCAGCTGGCGCTGAAGGCGGGCGCCAACACCATCACGTTCGACAGCGGCTGGGACTACTCCCCCGACATCGACAGGATCGACGTACCCAGGTCGCCCTGA
- a CDS encoding glycosyl hydrolase family 95 catalytic domain-containing protein, producing MDTEHTEHAELTESRENQPSRRSLLALAATAGAAAALGGLPAFTASAAPLRPTSSPLLSATAAAKNQLWWQAPGSPGSMIRQGLPVGNGRLGALASNDPAGELLTITDATLWTGGRNDTLQSDGQFPYGRDDFGSLTLLAKLTVDIPAHDLGSIDNYRRSLDLSQGLVGASYDLSGVTYRRQIFASRPDDVIVLYFSQQGGGTYTGTVTLAGTHGEHTTADSPGRCASFGGSFANGLKYGAAVTAYSSSGTVSVTAASISFKGCKDLTVVVSGGTNYAPDAAAGFRDPSLDPERLARTKVLGAAGHSASTLLHTHVADFRPVFEQLDIDLGTSSAAQRRLDTWQRVQARYRDDVPDPELEAAYLQFGRYLMISGSRGALPMGLQGPWLDGNDPDWMGDYHTDINIQMNYWMADRAGLADCFDTFADYCLAQLPSWTDITQRLFNTPTNRYRNSSGKIAGWTIAISTNPYGGGGWWWHPAGNAWLCQSLFEHYEYTQDRAYLQKIYPLLEGAVQFWEARLITTTVSDASGASREVLIADSDWSPEQGPLDAKGISYAQELVWNLFGNYHTAAQLLGRDSSYSATIDGLRRRLYLPVVSPKTGWLEEWMSPDNLGETTHRHLSPLIGLFPGDRIRPDDSTPKDILTGATALLTARGMNSYGWSNAWRSLCWSRLKNAENAYQLVVNNLKPSVNGGNGTAPNLFDIMDMGQGRGIFQIDANFGTPSAIIEMLVYSRPGHVELLPALPAAWAASGSVSGIGVRGGFVADLKWKNGKVTQVTLKSVGGRDTTVLSGGTSRKISLKPGESVTLRDVG from the coding sequence GTGGACACCGAGCACACCGAACACGCCGAACTCACCGAATCGCGAGAGAACCAGCCGAGCCGCAGGAGCCTTCTCGCTCTCGCCGCCACCGCCGGCGCGGCCGCCGCCCTCGGCGGTCTGCCCGCCTTCACCGCATCGGCCGCCCCCCTCCGCCCCACCTCCTCGCCCCTGCTGTCCGCGACCGCCGCGGCGAAGAACCAGCTGTGGTGGCAGGCTCCGGGCTCCCCCGGCTCGATGATCCGACAGGGCCTGCCGGTAGGCAACGGGCGCCTCGGAGCGCTCGCGAGCAACGACCCCGCCGGCGAACTGCTGACGATCACCGACGCCACCCTGTGGACCGGCGGCCGCAACGACACCCTGCAGAGCGACGGCCAATTCCCCTACGGCCGCGACGACTTCGGGTCCCTGACCCTGCTCGCGAAGCTGACGGTCGACATCCCCGCGCACGACCTGGGCTCCATCGACAACTACCGCCGCTCCCTCGACCTGTCCCAGGGCCTCGTCGGTGCCTCCTACGACCTGTCCGGCGTCACCTACCGGCGGCAGATCTTCGCCAGCCGCCCCGACGACGTCATCGTCCTGTACTTCTCCCAGCAGGGCGGCGGCACCTACACCGGTACCGTCACCCTCGCGGGGACCCACGGCGAGCACACAACCGCCGACAGCCCGGGGCGCTGTGCCTCGTTCGGCGGCTCGTTCGCCAACGGGCTGAAGTACGGTGCTGCCGTCACCGCATACAGCAGCAGCGGCACGGTCTCCGTGACGGCCGCTTCGATCTCCTTCAAGGGGTGCAAGGACCTCACCGTCGTGGTCAGCGGCGGCACCAACTACGCACCCGACGCGGCCGCCGGGTTCCGCGACCCGTCCCTGGACCCGGAGCGCCTGGCGCGGACCAAGGTCCTGGGCGCGGCCGGCCACTCCGCGAGCACCCTGCTGCACACACATGTCGCCGACTTCCGGCCGGTGTTCGAGCAGCTGGACATCGACCTCGGCACGTCGTCCGCCGCACAGCGCAGGCTCGACACCTGGCAACGGGTGCAGGCCCGCTACCGGGACGACGTCCCGGACCCCGAACTCGAGGCCGCCTACCTGCAGTTCGGGCGCTACCTGATGATCTCCGGGTCACGGGGCGCCCTGCCGATGGGCCTGCAGGGTCCATGGCTGGACGGCAACGACCCGGACTGGATGGGCGACTACCACACCGACATCAACATCCAGATGAACTACTGGATGGCCGACCGCGCCGGCCTGGCCGACTGCTTCGACACCTTCGCGGACTACTGCCTCGCCCAGCTGCCCTCCTGGACGGACATCACCCAGCGGCTGTTCAACACACCGACCAACAGATACCGCAACTCCAGCGGAAAGATCGCCGGCTGGACCATCGCCATCTCCACCAACCCCTACGGCGGGGGCGGCTGGTGGTGGCACCCCGCCGGCAACGCCTGGCTCTGCCAGAGCCTGTTCGAGCACTACGAGTACACCCAGGACCGCGCCTACCTCCAGAAGATCTACCCCCTCCTCGAGGGCGCCGTTCAGTTCTGGGAGGCACGCCTCATCACCACGACCGTCAGCGACGCCTCCGGAGCCTCACGCGAAGTCCTCATCGCCGACAGCGACTGGTCCCCCGAACAGGGTCCGCTGGACGCCAAGGGCATCAGCTACGCCCAGGAACTGGTCTGGAACCTCTTCGGCAACTACCACACCGCGGCCCAGCTGCTCGGCAGGGACAGCTCCTACAGCGCGACCATCGACGGCCTGCGCCGGCGCCTGTATCTGCCCGTCGTCAGCCCCAAGACCGGCTGGCTGGAGGAGTGGATGTCGCCCGACAACCTCGGCGAGACCACACACCGGCACCTGTCCCCGCTCATCGGTCTCTTCCCCGGCGACCGTATCCGCCCGGACGACTCCACCCCGAAGGACATCCTCACCGGCGCCACGGCCCTCCTGACCGCCCGCGGCATGAACAGCTACGGCTGGTCCAACGCCTGGCGCAGCCTGTGCTGGTCCCGGCTGAAGAACGCGGAGAACGCCTACCAGCTCGTCGTCAACAACCTCAAGCCCTCGGTGAACGGCGGCAACGGCACCGCGCCGAACCTCTTCGACATCATGGACATGGGGCAAGGCCGCGGCATCTTCCAGATCGACGCCAACTTCGGCACACCCTCCGCGATCATCGAGATGCTCGTCTACTCACGTCCGGGGCACGTCGAACTGCTGCCCGCGCTGCCGGCCGCGTGGGCGGCATCCGGCTCGGTGTCCGGCATCGGGGTCCGCGGCGGCTTCGTCGCCGACCTGAAGTGGAAGAACGGCAAGGTCACCCAGGTGACGCTGAAGAGCGTCGGCGGCCGGGACACGACCGTCCTCTCGGGCGGTACCTCACGGAAGATCAGCCTCAAGCCCGGAGAGTCCGTCACGCTGCGCGATGTCGGCTGA
- a CDS encoding SGNH/GDSL hydrolase family protein, with protein MSPEERTTATGRRPRRTTLLSVCGALTGLALTVVPLSTAQSASAATTSSQGKGTRVSAWSPSMTTGGPSFTDRTIRMVVHSSVAGSVARITLSNRYSTTPLEVGTADVAVRASGGEATRGTTRNITFGGFRHVTIAAGEEAVSDVVPISVSAGENLLVSLYVPGTTGMSTWHSDAFDTTYIASGNHTGDDGAAAFGTTTTSWYYLAGLDVVSPTARGAVVAFGDSITDGYHSSTGTYSRWPDFLGRRLGAGPGPQRLSVVDAGIGGNRVLTDVPNLWQGVSALKRFGYDALGQPGVRDVILFEGINDIGNDAGPDGRPLTAQDLIDGYRTLIDEAHAAHVRVIGATLMPDQGNGYYTPAAEDIRQSVNQWIRTSGAFDGVIDFDKTMRDPANPAALDPAYDSGDHLHPDDEGMKAMADAVDLRLLRT; from the coding sequence ATGTCCCCGGAAGAGAGAACCACGGCGACGGGTCGCCGACCGCGCCGTACGACCCTGCTGTCCGTGTGCGGCGCCCTGACCGGCTTGGCCCTGACGGTCGTGCCGTTGAGCACCGCGCAGTCGGCAAGCGCCGCCACCACCTCGTCACAGGGCAAGGGCACCCGGGTCAGTGCCTGGTCACCCAGCATGACGACCGGTGGCCCGTCCTTCACCGACCGGACCATCCGGATGGTGGTGCACAGCAGCGTCGCGGGCTCGGTTGCCCGCATCACCCTGTCCAACCGGTACAGCACCACCCCGCTCGAGGTCGGCACCGCGGACGTGGCCGTCCGGGCGAGCGGTGGCGAGGCGACGCGCGGCACCACGCGGAACATCACCTTCGGCGGATTCCGCCACGTCACGATCGCCGCCGGCGAAGAGGCGGTCAGCGACGTCGTCCCGATCTCGGTCAGCGCCGGGGAGAACCTGCTCGTCAGCCTCTACGTGCCGGGCACGACGGGGATGTCGACCTGGCACTCCGACGCGTTCGACACCACCTACATCGCCTCCGGCAACCACACCGGTGACGACGGCGCGGCCGCCTTCGGCACCACCACGACCTCCTGGTACTACCTGGCCGGACTGGACGTGGTGTCACCGACCGCGCGGGGCGCCGTCGTCGCCTTCGGTGACTCCATCACGGACGGATACCACTCCTCGACCGGCACCTACAGCCGGTGGCCCGACTTCCTCGGCCGCCGGCTGGGTGCCGGGCCGGGGCCGCAGCGGCTGAGCGTCGTCGACGCCGGCATCGGCGGCAACCGGGTCCTCACCGACGTACCGAACCTGTGGCAGGGGGTCAGCGCCCTCAAGCGCTTCGGGTACGACGCCCTCGGTCAGCCCGGCGTGAGGGACGTGATCCTCTTCGAGGGCATCAACGACATCGGCAACGACGCCGGCCCCGACGGCCGGCCGCTGACCGCTCAGGATCTCATCGACGGCTACCGCACCCTGATCGACGAGGCTCATGCCGCGCACGTCCGCGTCATCGGCGCGACGCTGATGCCCGATCAGGGCAACGGGTACTACACGCCTGCCGCGGAGGACATCCGGCAGAGCGTCAACCAGTGGATCCGCACCAGCGGCGCCTTCGACGGCGTCATCGACTTCGACAAGACCATGCGTGACCCCGCCAACCCGGCCGCCCTCGACCCGGCCTACGACTCGGGCGACCACCTCCACCCCGACGACGAGGGCATGAAGGCCATGGCCGACGCGGTGGACCTGCGGCTCCTGCGCACCTGA
- a CDS encoding class I SAM-dependent methyltransferase — translation MSHNAPNAQRDDRPEESRRAHLSRTFDEAAELYDRVRPGYPPELYDDLAELAGVRPGSRVLEVGCGTGQATVPLARRGCRITAVEAGPNMAALARRNLAGAGQAEVVTAEFEKWPLPDEPFDAVVSATAFHWIDPVVRVAKAADALRPSGALAVVRTQHVRGGTEEFFVEVQRCYERFDPATPPGLRLPAAEDVNGSDHAEEVARSGRFGPTVFRRYERDLTYATADYLELLRTYSGHRALPVASRTALLECIAALIDRRYGGRVSKRYLTELVVSRLR, via the coding sequence GTGTCCCACAACGCCCCGAACGCGCAACGCGACGACAGGCCCGAGGAGTCCCGGCGGGCGCACCTGAGCCGGACATTCGACGAAGCGGCGGAGCTCTACGACCGGGTCAGACCGGGATATCCGCCGGAGCTGTACGACGACCTGGCGGAACTCGCCGGTGTCCGCCCCGGCAGCCGCGTACTGGAGGTGGGCTGCGGGACCGGCCAGGCGACGGTGCCACTGGCACGGCGCGGCTGCCGGATCACGGCCGTCGAGGCGGGGCCGAACATGGCCGCGCTCGCCCGCCGCAACCTCGCCGGGGCCGGGCAGGCGGAGGTGGTGACCGCGGAGTTCGAGAAGTGGCCGCTGCCTGACGAGCCGTTCGACGCGGTCGTCTCGGCGACGGCGTTCCACTGGATCGACCCCGTGGTGCGGGTGGCCAAGGCCGCCGACGCGCTGCGTCCGTCCGGCGCGCTCGCCGTGGTGCGCACCCAGCATGTGCGGGGCGGAACCGAGGAGTTCTTCGTGGAGGTCCAGCGCTGCTACGAGCGCTTCGACCCCGCCACGCCGCCCGGGCTTCGGCTTCCCGCGGCCGAGGACGTCAACGGCTCGGACCATGCGGAGGAGGTGGCCCGCAGCGGCCGGTTCGGGCCCACCGTCTTCCGCCGCTACGAGCGGGATCTCACCTACGCCACGGCGGACTACCTCGAGCTGCTGCGGACCTACTCCGGTCACCGAGCTCTTCCGGTGGCGTCCAGAACCGCGCTGCTGGAGTGCATCGCGGCACTGATCGACCGGCGGTACGGCGGCCGGGTGAGCAAGCGTTACCTCACCGAGTTGGTTGTGTCACGGCTTCGGTGA
- a CDS encoding XdhC family protein, translating to MPAAIPPHLRAARRAGPPAGLARHGGDRPRGRAVRLLARHRAAACLIILSHEPDVDVPVLAAALTTGVPYVGALGSGHTRARRAADLTEAGLDEELLGRIHGPVGLDLGARTPAETALAICAEVLGALDGGEVRVLREGRSR from the coding sequence ATGCCGGCTGCCATCCCCCCCCACCTGCGAGCTGCTCGCCGCGCGGGCCCGCCTGCTGGACTGGCACGCCACGGTGGCGACCGTCCCCGAGGACGCGCCGTCCGGCTGCTCGCCCGGCACCGGGCCGCCGCCTGCCTGATCATCCTCAGCCATGAACCGGACGTCGACGTCCCCGTCCTGGCCGCCGCCCTGACCACCGGCGTCCCCTACGTCGGTGCCCTGGGCTCAGGCCATACCCGGGCCCGCCGTGCCGCGGATCTCACCGAGGCCGGTCTCGACGAGGAACTCCTCGGGCGCATCCACGGCCCCGTCGGCCTCGACCTCGGCGCTCGCACCCCGGCCGAGACGGCGCTGGCCATCTGCGCCGAGGTGCTCGGCGCTCTCGACGGCGGCGAGGTCCGCGTACTGCGCGAGGGACGCTCCCGTTGA